From Paraflavitalea devenefica, the proteins below share one genomic window:
- the smc gene encoding chromosome segregation protein SMC: MRLKSLEIKGFKSFADKTVLNFDEGITGVIGPNGCGKSNIIDSIRWVIGEQKISHLRSENLESLVFNGSKTRSASGLAEVSLTFENTRNLLPTEFNTVTVTRKFYKSGESEYRLNDVQCRLKDIQNLFMDTGVSTDSYAIIELGMVDEIIKDKENSRRRMLEQAAGITIYKTRKKEAKQKLDATEQDLARIEDLLFEINNQLKSLENQAKKAEKYYEIKKDYREVSIELAKASLEGFNLTYRDLNSQAETETDKKIRLEAEIANEEAVIEQEKVGFIEKERALQSMQHEFNDLLQTLRTKENDKNLASQRLNFLKEKENNLQEFLNKSEGQLKGLEESIEFTRIQVGEEEGKLESLTQQLDDLKEASEEKRKVFDEKRVHVDSLRSENLNMQRNQFEAEKKVAIADNSIRNLEQSIARLEEEQEVRNSQLKQLEEERITKEEELESRQRDLQQLQEHHERTKEQILQTQGEMEQLRLQLADESRKLDARKNEHDLLKSLIDSMEGYPESVKFLHKNPNWNHTAPILSDIIYVKEEFRAAVENVLEPYLNYYVVNDLQEGLQAVHLLDENKKGKANFFLLDKLNGNGEGVAHQPEGTIPAMQVIEVDAQYRQLAEHLLGQVFIAENEEALQNSNGSIVLEKHGKYVKGKYSLTGGSVGMFEGKKIGRAKNLEKLHEQIQVQERIVHELKAAIQEKHNEVIGYNEQLKETAIKQAQEDINRLTNLVFSLQNKIENLHGMKSTSQNRLEELQMNLENTTSSISGTREEWQQLVSLLNEVRDKLQAAEGDYKSAESQYHSALATYNEFNLQVTRQHSKINALTQELEFKRNQLTGLRTQIDTNASQLKQTAENITESEETLANADNGLLDLMRKKEEAEKVLNETDQAYYNLRNTLSEKESELRHKTKEREMLEHLLTEIKDKLNELKLQLAGMKERLNVEFRINLDDIIDQPRTGDTPTEELQEKCDRMKKRLENLGEVNPTAIEAFQEMKKRYEFILEQKNDLVTAKDSLLQTIQEVEATANQQFLDTFNRVRDNFQKVFKALFTEDDTADMILENPENLAETSIDIIAKPKGKRPSSITQLSGGEKTLTATALLFAIYLIKPAPFCILDEVDAPLDDANVGKFTNMIRKFSEESQFIIVTHNKMTMSSVDVIYGVTMQEPGVSKLVPVDFRSLN, encoded by the coding sequence GTGCGATTAAAGAGTTTAGAAATTAAAGGTTTCAAGAGTTTTGCCGACAAGACCGTACTGAATTTTGATGAGGGTATTACCGGCGTTATCGGGCCTAATGGCTGCGGTAAAAGTAATATCATCGATAGTATCCGGTGGGTAATTGGCGAACAGAAGATCAGTCACCTGCGTAGCGAAAACCTGGAGAGCCTGGTATTTAACGGCTCCAAAACACGTTCTGCAAGTGGCCTGGCCGAAGTAAGCCTCACTTTTGAAAACACCCGTAATCTGCTCCCGACAGAGTTTAATACCGTTACTGTTACCCGGAAATTCTATAAAAGCGGTGAAAGTGAATACCGCCTCAATGATGTGCAGTGCCGCCTGAAAGATATCCAGAACCTGTTTATGGATACCGGTGTGAGCACCGACAGTTATGCCATTATTGAGCTGGGCATGGTAGATGAGATTATTAAGGATAAGGAGAACAGCCGCCGCCGCATGCTGGAACAAGCTGCTGGTATTACAATATATAAGACACGTAAGAAGGAAGCCAAACAGAAGCTGGATGCTACCGAGCAGGACCTGGCGCGTATTGAAGACCTTTTGTTTGAGATCAACAACCAGTTGAAGAGCCTCGAAAACCAGGCGAAGAAGGCGGAGAAGTATTACGAGATCAAGAAAGATTACCGCGAGGTAAGCATCGAACTGGCCAAGGCTTCCCTGGAAGGATTTAACCTTACTTACCGCGATCTGAACAGCCAGGCAGAAACGGAAACCGATAAGAAGATCAGGCTGGAAGCGGAGATCGCCAATGAAGAAGCGGTGATCGAGCAGGAGAAGGTAGGGTTTATTGAGAAGGAGCGCGCCCTGCAAAGCATGCAGCACGAGTTTAACGACCTGTTACAGACTTTACGCACAAAAGAGAACGATAAGAACCTTGCTTCCCAGCGGTTGAATTTCCTGAAGGAAAAGGAAAACAACCTGCAGGAGTTCCTGAATAAAAGTGAAGGACAATTGAAGGGACTGGAAGAGAGCATTGAATTCACCCGTATACAGGTAGGAGAGGAAGAGGGCAAACTGGAAAGTCTTACCCAGCAATTAGATGATCTGAAGGAGGCGAGTGAAGAGAAGCGTAAAGTGTTTGATGAAAAACGCGTGCATGTGGATAGCCTGCGCAGTGAGAACCTGAATATGCAGCGCAACCAGTTTGAAGCAGAAAAGAAGGTGGCGATTGCTGATAACTCTATCCGTAACCTGGAGCAAAGCATTGCCCGGCTGGAAGAAGAGCAGGAGGTACGCAACAGCCAGTTGAAGCAACTGGAAGAAGAGCGGATCACGAAGGAAGAAGAACTGGAAAGCCGCCAGCGCGACCTGCAACAGTTGCAGGAACACCATGAACGCACCAAAGAGCAGATACTGCAAACGCAGGGTGAAATGGAGCAGTTGCGTCTGCAACTGGCAGACGAAAGCCGTAAGCTGGATGCCCGGAAGAATGAGCATGACCTGCTGAAAAGCCTGATCGACTCCATGGAAGGCTATCCCGAGAGTGTGAAGTTCCTGCACAAGAATCCCAACTGGAATCATACGGCGCCTATTTTATCCGATATTATTTATGTGAAAGAAGAGTTCCGCGCAGCCGTGGAAAATGTGTTGGAGCCTTACCTGAACTATTATGTGGTGAATGACCTGCAGGAAGGTTTGCAGGCGGTACACCTGCTGGATGAAAATAAAAAAGGTAAAGCCAATTTCTTCCTGCTGGATAAGCTGAACGGGAATGGGGAAGGTGTTGCCCACCAGCCGGAAGGCACGATCCCTGCGATGCAGGTGATTGAGGTGGACGCGCAATATCGTCAACTGGCAGAGCACCTGCTGGGGCAGGTATTTATTGCAGAGAATGAAGAAGCCCTCCAGAACAGCAATGGTTCTATTGTACTGGAAAAGCACGGTAAGTATGTAAAAGGAAAATACTCATTGACCGGTGGCAGCGTGGGCATGTTTGAAGGAAAGAAGATCGGCCGCGCCAAGAACCTGGAAAAGCTGCATGAGCAGATACAGGTGCAGGAGCGTATCGTGCATGAGTTGAAGGCAGCTATCCAGGAAAAGCACAATGAGGTGATCGGTTATAATGAGCAACTGAAGGAAACAGCGATCAAGCAAGCCCAGGAAGATATTAACCGCCTCACCAACCTGGTGTTCTCCCTGCAGAATAAGATCGAGAACCTGCATGGTATGAAGAGCACCTCCCAGAACAGGCTGGAAGAGTTGCAGATGAACCTGGAGAATACGACTTCTTCTATTTCCGGCACACGTGAAGAGTGGCAGCAACTGGTAAGCCTGCTGAATGAAGTGCGCGATAAACTGCAGGCGGCGGAAGGGGATTATAAATCGGCAGAAAGCCAGTACCACAGTGCTTTGGCTACATATAACGAGTTTAACCTGCAGGTAACACGTCAGCACAGCAAGATCAATGCGCTGACCCAGGAACTGGAGTTCAAACGCAATCAGCTCACCGGCCTGCGCACCCAGATAGATACCAATGCCTCCCAGTTGAAACAAACGGCGGAGAACATTACAGAGAGTGAAGAAACCCTGGCCAATGCCGATAACGGCCTGTTGGACCTGATGCGTAAGAAGGAAGAAGCGGAGAAGGTATTGAATGAAACAGACCAGGCTTATTATAACCTGCGCAATACACTGAGTGAAAAGGAAAGTGAGTTGCGGCATAAGACAAAAGAGCGGGAGATGCTGGAGCACCTGCTCACGGAGATCAAGGACAAGCTGAATGAGCTGAAGCTGCAACTGGCCGGTATGAAGGAAAGGCTGAATGTGGAGTTCCGCATTAACCTGGATGACATTATTGACCAGCCAAGGACAGGGGATACGCCGACAGAAGAGTTGCAGGAGAAATGTGACCGTATGAAGAAGCGCCTGGAGAACCTGGGCGAGGTAAACCCCACTGCTATTGAAGCTTTCCAGGAGATGAAGAAACGCTATGAGTTTATCCTGGAACAGAAGAATGACCTGGTGACCGCCAAGGACAGCCTGTTGCAGACGATCCAGGAAGTGGAAGCCACCGCCAATCAGCAGTTCCTGGATACTTTTAACCGGGTACGTGATAATTTCCAGAAGGTATTTAAGGCACTGTTCACCGAAGATGATACGGCCGATATGATCCTGGAGAATCCGGAGAACCTGGCCGAAACCAGCATTGATATTATTGCCAAGCCTAAAGGTAAACGTCCTTCTTCCATTACCCAGTTGAGCGGTGGAGAGAAGACGTTAACGGCTACTGCGTTGCTGTTTGCTATTTACCTCATCAAGCCTGCTCCGTTCTGTATCCTGGATGAGGTGGATGCGCCGCTGGATGATGCGAACGTAGGTAAGTTCACGAATATGATCCGCAAGTTCAGTGAAGAGAGCCAGTTCATTATTGTTACGCACAATAAGATGACGATGAGCTCAGTGGATGTTATATATGGGGTAACGATGCAGGAGCCCGGTGTAAGTAAGCTGGTGCCGGTGGATTTCAGAAGCCTGAATTAA
- a CDS encoding ferritin, with protein MISSKIDAALNRQIDLEGFSSMYYLAMGSWAEVKGYTGVAQFLYHHSDEERLHMLKLFHYINDRGGHAIVPPFAAPQKDFKNIQEIFEIVHSHEVKVSNEINALVELCIQEKDYTTHNFLQWYVTEQIEEESLARQILDKLKLIGEDKGGMYLFDRDLGTLNPHGGAGGGKGKGGHGH; from the coding sequence ATGATATCCAGCAAAATTGACGCAGCCCTCAACCGGCAGATTGATCTGGAAGGATTCTCTTCCATGTATTACCTTGCCATGGGCTCCTGGGCCGAAGTAAAGGGTTACACTGGCGTGGCGCAGTTCCTGTACCATCATTCCGATGAAGAGCGTTTGCACATGCTTAAGCTGTTCCATTATATCAATGACCGTGGCGGCCATGCCATCGTTCCTCCTTTTGCTGCACCGCAGAAAGACTTTAAGAACATCCAGGAGATCTTCGAGATCGTTCACTCCCACGAGGTAAAAGTATCCAATGAGATCAATGCCCTCGTAGAGCTTTGCATACAGGAGAAAGACTATACTACCCATAACTTCCTCCAATGGTACGTAACCGAGCAGATTGAAGAGGAAAGCCTCGCCCGCCAGATCCTTGACAAATTAAAGCTCATTGGCGAAGACAAAGGCGGTATGTACCTTTTTGACCGCGACCTGGGCACTTTAAATCCACATGGCGGCGCTGGCGGTGGAAAAGGGAAAGGCGGTCATGGACATTAA
- a CDS encoding DMT family protein, with protein MRTIILLLLSNIFMTIAWYGHLRQQHLPMWKAILVSWGIAFLEYCLMVPANRWGFSNGFNGFQLKMTQEVITLIVFTVFAVIYLKEPFHWRYLVSFAFLLGAVYFMFKK; from the coding sequence ATGCGAACTATTATTCTCCTGCTGCTGTCAAATATATTTATGACGATTGCCTGGTATGGCCATTTGAGGCAACAGCATTTGCCTATGTGGAAGGCCATCCTGGTGAGTTGGGGCATTGCTTTTTTGGAGTATTGCCTGATGGTGCCTGCCAACCGCTGGGGTTTTTCCAACGGGTTTAACGGCTTTCAACTGAAGATGACGCAGGAAGTGATCACCCTGATCGTATTTACCGTTTTTGCAGTGATTTACCTGAAAGAGCCCTTTCACTGGCGTTACCTGGTGAGCTTCGCCTTTTTACTGGGAGCGGTGTATTTTATGTTTAAGAAATAG
- a CDS encoding WD40/YVTN/BNR-like repeat-containing protein, whose protein sequence is MKIKTFFSAIAFLATCFLSPTALQAQQIELLTSGTETSLRGLSVVNDQVIWVSGSKGKTGRSVDGGKTWQWTTVPGFEKRDFRDIEAFDDKTAVIIAIAEPAHILKTNDGGRTWKTVFTDSTKGMFLDAMDFYDNKRGIVVGDPIDGKVFLATTDDGGSTWKKMTTTALPALEGEGFFAASGSNIWYHKKGLFTIVSGGKNARLFDPRGAQSLDITQGREMTGPNSIAIHGNQAIIVAGDYDNQKDTTKNCLLSTDGMKTWQAPVKGPQGYRSCVVYISSQKLITCGVPGVDISVDGGNHWQSISTEGFHVCRKAKKGNAVFLAGSNGKIAKLIQ, encoded by the coding sequence ATGAAGATCAAAACCTTTTTCTCCGCCATCGCTTTCCTGGCCACCTGCTTCCTTTCCCCAACAGCTTTACAGGCACAACAGATCGAACTGCTCACCAGCGGCACAGAAACCAGCCTTCGCGGCCTTAGTGTTGTCAATGACCAGGTAATATGGGTCAGCGGCAGTAAAGGCAAAACAGGCCGGTCTGTTGACGGCGGGAAGACCTGGCAGTGGACCACTGTACCCGGATTTGAAAAAAGGGATTTCCGTGATATTGAGGCCTTTGATGATAAAACGGCTGTTATCATCGCCATTGCCGAACCGGCCCATATCCTCAAAACCAACGATGGCGGGCGCACCTGGAAAACCGTCTTTACCGATAGCACCAAAGGCATGTTCCTCGACGCCATGGATTTTTATGACAATAAAAGAGGCATTGTAGTAGGTGATCCTATAGACGGTAAAGTATTTCTGGCTACCACCGATGACGGCGGCAGCACCTGGAAAAAAATGACCACAACGGCACTGCCTGCCCTGGAAGGCGAAGGTTTCTTTGCCGCCAGCGGCTCCAATATCTGGTACCATAAAAAAGGGCTCTTCACCATCGTATCCGGTGGTAAAAATGCACGGCTATTTGATCCCCGTGGTGCACAATCCCTCGACATTACACAAGGCCGTGAAATGACCGGTCCCAATTCCATAGCCATCCATGGCAACCAGGCCATCATTGTAGCCGGAGACTATGATAACCAAAAAGACACGACCAAAAACTGTCTGCTGTCAACAGACGGTATGAAAACCTGGCAGGCGCCTGTTAAAGGGCCACAGGGGTATCGTAGCTGTGTGGTATACATCAGTTCCCAAAAGCTGATCACCTGCGGGGTGCCGGGTGTAGATATTTCTGTTGATGGCGGTAATCACTGGCAATCTATTTCGACAGAAGGCTTTCATGTATGCCGGAAAGCAAAGAAAGGCAATGCTGTGTTTTTGGCGGGCAGTAATGGGAAAATAGCAAAGCTCATTCAATGA
- a CDS encoding aminopeptidase P family protein — translation MRLRDFVIVATLLATTPAFAQETDLPDDYLTPAFHAGRRDSLRQLMPANSVAIVWAYPTRNFSNDVDYVYHQNPDLYYFTGYKEPHSLFLLFKEPQTAADGSTYKELLFVQKRNAQAEQWTGKRLGVEGAKQKLGLTHVYNGEDFKNTAIDFSKFEKIILDRLPTDIANSLYDNADLYDLIQQLKEKAQITDNYAQDKRFSTALFRQYTGQLREIKTAEELVLLRKAVEISCQGQAEVMKAVRPDMSEREAQGLHEFVHKKYGAEHVGYPSIVGAGNNGCVLHYQENEKLHVENRMVLMDVGAEYHGYTADVTRTVPANGKFTPEQKAIYELVYEAQEAAFKLCKEGTTWQELDKVSRGVIADGLLKLGIISKKEEANKYYPHGLGHHIGLDVHDRNASTKLKKGMVITIEPGIYIPENSPCDKKWWTIAVRIEDDLLIREKDYELLSWAAPRKISEIEKLVAEKSPLDNFTLPKLQSAKKGF, via the coding sequence ATGCGTTTACGCGATTTCGTTATAGTAGCCACCCTGCTGGCCACCACCCCTGCCTTCGCCCAGGAAACCGATCTGCCGGATGATTACCTTACCCCTGCCTTCCATGCAGGCCGCCGGGATTCCCTGCGGCAACTAATGCCAGCCAATTCCGTTGCCATTGTATGGGCCTACCCCACCCGCAATTTTTCCAATGACGTGGACTATGTATACCACCAGAATCCCGACCTGTATTACTTTACCGGTTATAAGGAACCTCATTCACTCTTCCTGTTGTTTAAAGAACCACAAACCGCTGCCGATGGCAGTACCTATAAAGAGTTATTGTTTGTACAAAAACGCAATGCACAGGCAGAACAATGGACCGGTAAAAGATTGGGCGTGGAAGGCGCCAAACAAAAACTAGGCCTCACCCATGTATACAATGGCGAAGACTTTAAGAATACCGCTATAGACTTTTCCAAATTCGAAAAGATCATTCTTGACCGCCTGCCAACAGATATTGCCAACTCCCTGTATGACAATGCCGACCTGTATGATCTGATCCAACAACTGAAAGAGAAGGCACAGATCACCGACAACTATGCACAGGACAAACGCTTCAGCACTGCTTTGTTCCGCCAATATACAGGTCAGTTGCGGGAAATTAAAACAGCGGAAGAACTTGTACTGCTGCGCAAAGCTGTAGAGATCTCCTGCCAGGGACAGGCCGAAGTCATGAAAGCTGTCCGTCCCGACATGTCAGAAAGAGAAGCGCAGGGACTGCATGAATTTGTTCATAAAAAATATGGCGCCGAGCATGTAGGTTATCCTTCTATTGTAGGCGCCGGCAACAATGGTTGCGTACTGCACTACCAGGAAAATGAAAAGCTGCATGTTGAGAACAGGATGGTGCTCATGGATGTAGGCGCCGAATACCATGGCTATACAGCCGATGTAACCCGGACCGTGCCTGCCAATGGGAAATTTACCCCGGAACAAAAAGCCATTTACGAGCTGGTATATGAAGCCCAGGAAGCCGCTTTCAAATTATGTAAAGAAGGCACTACCTGGCAGGAACTGGATAAAGTATCCAGGGGTGTAATAGCCGATGGGTTATTGAAACTGGGCATCATCAGCAAAAAGGAAGAAGCCAACAAATACTACCCCCATGGCCTCGGCCATCATATTGGGTTGGATGTGCATGACAGGAATGCCTCTACAAAGCTGAAGAAAGGCATGGTCATCACTATAGAGCCCGGCATTTACATTCCGGAGAACAGTCCCTGTGATAAGAAATGGTGGACCATTGCCGTGCGTATTGAAGATGACCTGCTCATCCGGGAAAAGGATTATGAATTGCTCTCCTGGGCAGCTCCCCGTAAGATCAGCGAAATAGAGAAGCTGGTAGCTGAGAAAAGTCCCCTGGACAACTTCACTTTACCCAAATTACAATCCGCTAAAAAAGGGTTTTAA
- a CDS encoding transglutaminase-like domain-containing protein, which yields MNFNDEKYIKIRKVLLVIVSILTVLPLAPLINRYLPPLMVGDWNLDLTVSVLLAALATWLVLRIFRFLLIPAVALCVLVLLYNQLTNGYGFSHMVTDYRTMVENNWGQKGQKETDLVLTPGIFDGPLTKTIKVLQSKVDYRDSIVRNFAVKHSLDYFDEYHTKYGPVVRHLSLFKYINSSFKYVSDSERDEYFATARETILNGMGGDCDDHTILMVSCLKAIGAHCRMVLSEGHLYPEMYAGDKKAFDRLQQAIIYLFGDKSIDNIYYHEQNGQYWINLDYTAKHPGGPYLSEKAYAIIDL from the coding sequence ATGAACTTTAACGACGAAAAGTATATCAAAATACGGAAAGTGCTGCTGGTCATCGTCAGCATTCTCACTGTATTACCACTGGCCCCGCTCATTAACCGGTATCTTCCCCCCCTGATGGTGGGCGACTGGAACCTCGATCTTACTGTTTCTGTATTGCTGGCCGCCCTGGCTACCTGGCTGGTGCTGCGCATCTTCCGGTTCCTGCTTATACCTGCTGTAGCGCTCTGTGTACTGGTGCTGCTATATAACCAGCTTACCAATGGATATGGCTTCAGCCACATGGTGACCGACTACCGGACCATGGTGGAAAACAACTGGGGCCAGAAGGGACAAAAGGAAACAGACCTCGTATTAACGCCCGGCATTTTCGATGGGCCGCTGACTAAAACCATCAAGGTATTACAATCCAAAGTAGATTACAGAGATTCTATTGTGCGGAACTTTGCCGTAAAGCATTCCCTCGATTACTTTGATGAATACCACACCAAATATGGTCCTGTGGTCAGGCATCTCTCCCTCTTCAAATACATCAACTCCAGCTTTAAATACGTATCCGATTCTGAGCGGGATGAATACTTTGCCACTGCCCGTGAAACCATCCTCAACGGGATGGGAGGCGATTGCGATGATCATACCATTCTCATGGTTTCCTGCCTCAAGGCAATCGGCGCACATTGCCGCATGGTATTGTCAGAAGGACATCTCTACCCGGAAATGTATGCAGGTGATAAAAAAGCTTTTGACCGGCTGCAGCAGGCCATCATCTATCTTTTTGGCGACAAGTCGATAGATAACATCTACTACCACGAACAAAATGGTCAGTACTGGATCAACCTCGATTATACAGCCAAACATCCTGGTGGTCCTTATCTCAGCGAGAAAGCATACGCGATCATTGACTTGTGA
- a CDS encoding type I glyceraldehyde-3-phosphate dehydrogenase produces the protein MRIAINGMGRIGRLLFRRLVEHEAVELVAINDIMEPDNLAYLLKYDSVYGTFPGPVSLQDAKLQVNDLSIAVLQEPDPARLPWKALGVDVVLECSGRFTSKAKASVHLAAGARKVLLSTTGSPDIPLMIYGFNQHLLTPETDIISPGGCMTNCSTHILYLLNSIGIESMHINVLHSYTSRQGIVDAQHKQFRRGRAAAESIIPVEIDLAVSLEGLFPVLQNRIAAVSTRVPVANGALADFTVQLKQPTTAEEINQLFRKAAAAEYKGIVDYTEEQLVSLDIKGNTHSCIVDGTLTSVIGKHVKLITWFDNEFGYTSRMLDWLLYWKKVLG, from the coding sequence ATGCGTATCGCGATTAATGGAATGGGACGTATCGGCCGTTTGTTATTCAGAAGGCTCGTGGAGCATGAAGCAGTGGAACTGGTGGCTATCAATGATATTATGGAGCCGGATAACCTGGCTTATCTCCTTAAGTATGATTCTGTGTATGGCACTTTCCCCGGGCCTGTAAGTTTACAGGATGCCAAACTGCAGGTGAATGACCTATCCATTGCGGTATTACAGGAGCCTGATCCGGCCAGGCTGCCCTGGAAGGCATTGGGTGTGGATGTGGTGCTGGAATGCTCAGGACGTTTTACGAGCAAAGCAAAAGCATCTGTCCATCTGGCTGCCGGTGCCAGGAAAGTGCTGCTGTCTACCACCGGTTCACCGGATATTCCTTTGATGATTTATGGCTTCAACCAGCATTTGCTTACACCGGAAACGGATATTATTTCACCGGGCGGCTGTATGACAAATTGCTCCACCCATATCCTGTACCTGCTCAATTCGATTGGTATTGAATCGATGCACATTAATGTTTTACACTCCTATACCTCCCGGCAGGGGATTGTAGATGCGCAGCACAAACAGTTCCGCCGCGGAAGGGCTGCTGCGGAATCTATTATCCCGGTAGAGATTGACCTGGCGGTTTCCCTTGAAGGCCTGTTCCCGGTATTACAAAACAGGATTGCCGCGGTATCTACCCGCGTACCGGTAGCCAATGGCGCCCTGGCCGATTTCACGGTCCAGTTGAAACAACCTACTACTGCGGAGGAGATCAACCAGCTATTCCGTAAAGCTGCCGCTGCTGAGTATAAAGGCATCGTTGATTATACAGAAGAACAACTGGTGTCGCTGGATATTAAAGGCAATACACACTCCTGTATTGTAGATGGCACGCTTACCTCCGTCATCGGAAAGCATGTGAAGCTGATCACCTGGTTTGATAATGAATTTGGTTATACCAGCCGGATGCTGGATTGGTTGCTGTACTGGAAGAAGGTGTTGGGGTAG
- a CDS encoding cupin domain-containing protein, which produces MQHLDNIKGKEIVPGYFGRFVHGEKITLSIVDIKKGSPLPEHRHPHEQVTFILEGELEMIIGGEKMVLTAGTTHVIPGNTPHSAIALTDCRVLDAFSPVREDYRID; this is translated from the coding sequence ATGCAACACCTCGATAATATAAAAGGAAAAGAGATCGTGCCCGGCTATTTCGGGCGTTTCGTACATGGCGAAAAGATCACGCTGTCGATAGTAGACATTAAGAAAGGCAGTCCTTTGCCCGAGCATCGGCACCCGCATGAGCAGGTGACCTTTATTTTGGAAGGGGAACTGGAAATGATCATTGGCGGAGAAAAAATGGTACTCACCGCAGGCACTACACACGTGATTCCCGGCAACACCCCCCATAGTGCTATTGCCCTCACCGACTGCCGCGTACTCGATGCCTTTTCTCCTGTACGGGAAGATTACAGAATTGATTAA